TTGTCATTTCTTGAGAACTCTTTTTTAAATACTCAAGACTGCGCAATAAACCTGAAGAATGTTTTGTCGCCAACTTATAGCTTGCCCAATCTTTTTCACCCGATCGGTAGTGAGTGTGATGGTTGAACATGTGAACAGCGTGAAGACGTGTCGATGGTGAAAACAAAATAAGTGAGATCAAACGATCTACGAATCTATTTAAAAATGCGTAAGTAAAAATTCCGCAATGACGATGATTGTGATTAATCAAAGAAGCTTGAAGAACCAAAACGATGTTGAGCAAGAATAAACCTGCTAACTCGCCAATGCTGAAAGTGCTTTTCGGAGACAGCATTACAAATAGCTGAAAAGCCCAAGTGACACTCAGAAAAATCAAACTGCGGATATCAGAGAGATGTTTCATCCAAAGTTCTCTCTTTCGCATATGATCTGTCGTACACGTCCCACACCAATCCGAGCTTTGCTAAAAGCTGAATGCCCCAGTAGATAGGATCTAGCTCCCACCATTTAAGACCTGAAGCTGCTAGCTTCGGATAAGCGTGATGATTGTTGTGCCAGTTTTCCCCGATAGAAAACGGCATGAGCCACCAGATGTTGTAACTTTCGTCTCTGGTTTCATATCTTCTCGTTCCGAAAAGATGGCAGAAAGTATTAATCACCATTGCGATATGAGCATTGGCTAAAGTTGAAACTAAAAATCCCCAGACGATGATTTGCATTTGGGTTGTTTGCAAAGACGGAAAATTATTTTCAATAAAATATCCCACCGCTGCCGTGAAGCCTAGAAATGTGAGTGGCCCCAGAAAATGATATTTGTTGATCCAAATAATTTCGGGATAAGAGGAAAAGTCCTTCATCAAAGTCATATCAGTCGGTAAGGCGTCCTCTTGCAAAAGCCATCCG
This region of Bdellovibrio sp. BCCA genomic DNA includes:
- a CDS encoding acyl-CoA desaturase: MKNYSLKHCLRILTMHLIALAGVLIYGWSWTAVGFALFTFYFRHFAVGGFYHRYFSHRSFKTSRPFQFVMAFWGTTSGHKGPLSWATSHRIHHKYAEKPGDPHSPKVLGFGRAYIGWLLQEDALPTDMTLMKDFSSYPEIIWINKYHFLGPLTFLGFTAAVGYFIENNFPSLQTTQMQIIVWGFLVSTLANAHIAMVINTFCHLFGTRRYETRDESYNIWWLMPFSIGENWHNNHHAYPKLAASGLKWWELDPIYWGIQLLAKLGLVWDVYDRSYAKERTLDETSL